A window of Streptomyces armeniacus contains these coding sequences:
- a CDS encoding NADP-dependent oxidoreductase, whose product MKAMRFHEFGSSEVLRYEEVDRPVPGAGQVLVRVAATSFNPVDDHIRAGVLAGMIPIALPYVPGIDLAGTVAELGEDVTGLETGDPVVAMLPLDSAGGAAEYALAPAGSLAPAPRTTGLADAAALPLTGLAAWQTAFELAELKPGQRVLVNGAGGAVGSLVVQLAVDAGARVTAVDAPQHADRLRGYGADRVLGPLDLAAGPAAADGPYEAVVNHVRLAPEELAQLTAYVADGGVAASSAGPVPEDTARGVRSASLWVRSDGAQLAELVTKLDAGTLGLHVAARRPVAELAAVHADAGAGKLPGKTVVLAP is encoded by the coding sequence ATGAAGGCAATGCGTTTCCACGAGTTCGGCAGCAGTGAGGTCCTGCGCTACGAGGAGGTCGACCGCCCGGTGCCCGGCGCCGGGCAGGTGCTGGTACGGGTGGCGGCCACGTCGTTCAACCCGGTCGACGACCACATCCGCGCCGGCGTACTGGCCGGGATGATCCCGATCGCCCTCCCGTACGTGCCGGGAATCGACCTCGCGGGCACCGTCGCCGAGCTCGGCGAGGACGTGACGGGCCTGGAGACCGGCGATCCGGTCGTGGCGATGCTGCCCCTCGACTCCGCCGGCGGCGCCGCCGAGTACGCGCTCGCCCCGGCCGGGTCCCTGGCCCCGGCGCCCCGGACGACCGGGCTGGCCGACGCCGCGGCACTGCCGCTGACCGGCCTGGCGGCCTGGCAGACGGCGTTCGAGCTCGCGGAGTTGAAGCCCGGTCAGCGCGTCCTGGTCAACGGGGCGGGCGGCGCGGTGGGCAGCCTCGTGGTGCAACTCGCCGTCGACGCGGGCGCGCGGGTGACTGCCGTGGACGCGCCGCAGCACGCCGACCGCCTCCGGGGCTACGGCGCGGACCGGGTCCTCGGCCCCCTCGACCTCGCCGCGGGTCCGGCTGCCGCGGACGGCCCGTACGAGGCCGTGGTGAACCACGTACGCCTGGCTCCGGAGGAGCTCGCACAGCTGACGGCCTACGTCGCCGACGGCGGGGTCGCCGCCAGCTCGGCCGGCCCGGTTCCCGAGGACACCGCCCGGGGGGTTCGCAGCGCGAGCCTGTGGGTGCGCAGCGACGGAGCCCAACTGGCCGAGCTGGTCACGAAGCTGGACGCCGGCACGCTCGGGCTCCACGTCGCCGCCCGCCGCCCGGTGGCCGAACTGGCCGCCGTCCACGCGGACGCCGGTGCCGGGAAGCTGCCCGGCAAGACGGTCGTACTCGCCCCCTGA
- a CDS encoding FadR/GntR family transcriptional regulator, translated as MDDNGVSGAARYAVFAPLEDGGRAEVVARRLSEAIALGLIGDGEQLPRESDLAAQLKVATVTLREALSTLRHEGLVETRRGRGGGSFARSPAEASLERLRRTLRELSVHELREIGDQHTAIAGTAALLAAERAGPDDVATLHGLVERLESARTPGDRRRADGRFHIETAAAAQSSRLTRQEIALQGEIGELLWMPSGEAVPHREAVAEHLEILRAIEGGQGTRARSIVERHIGRGVDRLIEFHLRLAGS; from the coding sequence GTGGACGACAACGGCGTGTCCGGTGCGGCGCGGTACGCGGTCTTCGCGCCGCTGGAGGACGGCGGCCGCGCCGAGGTGGTGGCCCGCAGGCTGAGCGAGGCCATCGCCCTCGGCCTGATCGGCGACGGCGAGCAGCTGCCGCGCGAGAGCGACCTGGCCGCACAGCTCAAAGTCGCCACCGTCACACTGCGCGAAGCGCTGTCCACTCTGCGGCACGAAGGCCTCGTGGAGACCCGGCGGGGGAGGGGTGGCGGCAGCTTCGCGCGCTCGCCCGCGGAGGCCTCGCTGGAGCGGCTGCGCAGGACGCTGCGGGAGCTCAGCGTGCACGAGCTGCGCGAGATCGGTGACCAGCACACCGCGATCGCGGGGACCGCCGCACTCCTGGCGGCCGAACGCGCCGGACCGGACGACGTCGCCACCCTGCACGGGCTGGTGGAGCGGCTGGAGTCGGCGCGTACGCCGGGTGACCGCCGGCGGGCGGACGGCCGCTTCCACATCGAGACCGCCGCGGCCGCGCAGTCCTCCCGGCTCACGCGCCAGGAGATCGCCCTGCAGGGGGAGATCGGCGAGCTGCTGTGGATGCCCTCAGGGGAGGCCGTACCGCACCGGGAGGCGGTCGCCGAGCACCTGGAGATTTTGCGGGCCATCGAGGGGGGCCAGGGGACACGCGCACGCTCTATCGTGGAGCGGCACATCGGGCGCGGCGTCGACCGGCTGATCGAGTTCCATCTCCGGCTCGCCGGCTCGTGA
- a CDS encoding DUF6480 family protein, with protein sequence MNDPPGADPDPDRTPGLETGGQVPPGETPPAEGSTPWAGPEDSHNPAKGWGKGPLIALGILVAFFVIYFLAWIVLL encoded by the coding sequence ATGAACGACCCACCGGGCGCCGACCCCGACCCCGACCGGACACCGGGACTCGAGACCGGTGGCCAGGTCCCCCCTGGTGAGACACCGCCCGCAGAGGGCAGCACGCCCTGGGCGGGCCCCGAGGATTCGCACAACCCGGCCAAGGGCTGGGGCAAAGGGCCGTTGATCGCCCTCGGCATCCTGGTCGCCTTCTTCGTGATCTACTTCCTCGCCTGGATCGTCCTGCTGTGA
- a CDS encoding FHA domain-containing protein, protein MSGSDSLARGVPPGRPRTLHARTVDGDLTAPPSPGLTVRFGRGEKPDTDLGVGMDDRRVSRRHGELTYREGAWWLRNTGQQLVRLPQGLMLHTTSQPVPLATGYTPLFVKGSGHREHLVELYVADHDDQGPVPSRRADTVQPQRWALSDDERLLLVVLGQHYLEYEPDPRPLTYSRAAEQLAYLRPDAGWTARKIEYRVEAVRRRLHRTGFTYPLIHDRPEERPSDNSLLHNLLKGLVTSTTLVPPDLNLMDEDFGWSGTFDGGATGAG, encoded by the coding sequence ATGAGCGGCTCAGACAGCCTGGCGCGCGGTGTCCCGCCCGGACGGCCCCGCACCCTGCACGCGCGCACGGTCGACGGTGATCTCACCGCCCCGCCGAGCCCGGGCCTGACCGTACGCTTCGGACGCGGCGAGAAGCCTGACACGGACCTCGGCGTCGGCATGGACGACCGGCGGGTGAGCCGGCGGCACGGGGAGCTGACGTACCGCGAGGGGGCCTGGTGGCTGCGCAACACCGGGCAGCAGCTCGTACGGCTGCCGCAAGGCCTCATGCTGCACACCACGTCCCAGCCGGTGCCGCTCGCCACCGGCTACACACCCCTGTTCGTGAAGGGGTCGGGCCACCGGGAGCACCTTGTCGAGCTGTACGTCGCGGACCACGACGACCAGGGCCCGGTGCCCAGCCGCCGGGCGGACACCGTACAGCCGCAGCGGTGGGCGCTCAGCGACGACGAGCGGCTGCTGCTGGTGGTTCTCGGCCAGCACTACCTGGAGTACGAGCCGGACCCGCGGCCGCTGACCTACAGCAGGGCCGCCGAGCAGCTCGCCTACCTCCGCCCGGACGCCGGCTGGACCGCCCGCAAGATCGAGTACCGCGTGGAGGCCGTACGGCGCCGTCTGCACCGCACCGGCTTCACGTACCCGCTGATCCACGACAGGCCGGAGGAGCGTCCCTCCGACAACAGCCTCCTGCACAACCTGCTGAAGGGGCTGGTGACGTCGACCACCCTCGTACCGCCCGACCTGAACCTGATGGACGAGGACTTCGGGTGGTCGGGCACCTTCGACGGCGGGGCCACCGGCGCCGGCTGA
- a CDS encoding MarR family winged helix-turn-helix transcriptional regulator translates to MNTQSPWLDDSQQDLWQELLTVVIALPAALDRQLQRDAGISNFEYGVLARLSTADEATMRLSDLARVCDSTQPRLSKVMDRFEARGWVARRPDPGDGRYTLATLADAGRQKLVESAPEHVAQVKRLVFDPLSAAQRRHLGAALNRIADTLRREADGG, encoded by the coding sequence ATGAACACCCAGTCGCCCTGGCTCGACGACAGCCAGCAGGACCTGTGGCAGGAGCTCCTCACGGTCGTCATCGCCCTCCCGGCGGCCCTCGACCGCCAGCTCCAGCGAGACGCGGGCATCTCCAACTTCGAGTACGGGGTGCTGGCCCGGCTGTCCACGGCCGACGAGGCCACGATGCGCCTCAGCGACCTGGCCCGCGTCTGCGACAGCACCCAGCCCCGGCTGTCGAAGGTGATGGACCGCTTCGAGGCCCGCGGCTGGGTCGCCCGCCGGCCCGACCCCGGCGACGGCCGCTACACCCTCGCCACCCTGGCCGACGCCGGACGGCAGAAGCTCGTCGAGAGCGCGCCGGAACACGTCGCTCAGGTGAAGCGGCTCGTGTTCGATCCGCTCAGCGCCGCTCAGCGCCGCCATCTCGGCGCCGCGCTCAACCGCATCGCCGACACCCTGCGCCGGGAAGCCGACGGCGGCTGA
- a CDS encoding serine/threonine-protein kinase: MHRGEKVGKYRLTDGPVEGGKGAVWFAEDTDLGRKVVLKRALPESSSQRAFDELLAEARALARFSHPHVVTLYDAVRTGKDKRAAFWLVMEHVEGGSLDVPVKLAPEHAAGIGAQIADALAALHAKGLVHCDVKPGNIVVTEDRVAKLADFGAAHRVDSSATITPNGPLSLTPAYAAPEAFRGAPERASDVFSLGVTLYVLTTGTPPLRGPGQAVRLEAISPHLGPLGALLTAMLQPDPRKRPTAAAAHSALAELAGEARDLATFPLDMVTKAYSHTVVQTRARPAPWHRSAFLRHRRLLAAGGAAAAALAVALPVLLANMPGDGNDDGNGSSPTGARTTSAAFLGDPRTADPCSLLDATVFDSYEDAELDRYQGNFNRCDVVLRESRTDVVDVRVELDAEELPEAEKRRTTGRVTVVEPAAEGDECERALAVTGTRASSLRITVLAREPDKVKQGLCETADVATGVAVKVLNRGQVPRRSPDLTPASLAHKDACTLLDAAALEKVPAVDARGAEAGFGHWACQWKSTTSELEVDVQFDQGKLPSGKNAEVTRLGDRQAVVLPDSEGPGACRVELVHRQYTGLDREQGTERVALIVKGTGPKDIEHCDLAKDLAKSAAESMSPG, encoded by the coding sequence GTGCACCGGGGGGAGAAGGTCGGCAAGTACCGGCTCACGGACGGTCCCGTCGAGGGCGGGAAGGGAGCCGTCTGGTTCGCCGAGGACACCGACCTCGGCCGCAAAGTCGTCCTGAAGCGCGCCCTGCCGGAGAGCAGCAGCCAGCGGGCCTTCGACGAGCTGCTGGCCGAGGCGCGCGCACTCGCGAGGTTCAGCCACCCGCACGTGGTCACCCTCTACGACGCCGTCCGTACGGGCAAGGACAAGCGCGCCGCGTTCTGGCTGGTGATGGAGCACGTGGAGGGCGGCAGCCTGGACGTCCCGGTGAAGCTGGCCCCGGAGCACGCCGCGGGCATCGGCGCGCAGATCGCCGACGCGCTGGCCGCCCTGCACGCCAAGGGCCTCGTGCACTGCGACGTCAAGCCGGGCAACATCGTGGTCACCGAGGACCGCGTGGCGAAGCTGGCCGACTTCGGCGCCGCGCACCGCGTGGACTCCAGCGCGACGATCACGCCCAACGGGCCGCTCAGCCTCACCCCCGCCTATGCCGCCCCCGAGGCGTTCCGGGGAGCTCCCGAGCGGGCCTCCGACGTGTTCTCGCTGGGAGTCACGCTGTACGTGCTGACCACCGGTACGCCGCCGCTGCGCGGCCCCGGGCAGGCCGTACGGCTGGAGGCCATCAGCCCTCATCTCGGGCCGCTAGGCGCCCTGCTCACCGCGATGCTCCAGCCCGACCCGAGGAAGCGGCCCACCGCCGCCGCGGCACACAGCGCGCTCGCGGAGCTCGCGGGAGAGGCACGGGACCTCGCGACGTTCCCGCTGGACATGGTCACCAAGGCCTACTCCCACACGGTCGTACAGACCAGGGCCCGGCCGGCCCCCTGGCACCGGTCCGCCTTCCTCCGGCACCGCCGGCTGCTGGCGGCCGGCGGTGCCGCCGCGGCGGCGCTGGCCGTCGCCCTGCCGGTGCTGCTGGCGAACATGCCCGGCGACGGGAACGACGACGGCAACGGCTCGTCCCCGACCGGGGCCCGCACCACGTCCGCGGCCTTCCTCGGCGACCCCCGTACGGCCGACCCCTGCTCGCTGCTGGACGCCACGGTCTTCGACTCGTACGAGGACGCCGAACTGGACCGCTACCAGGGCAACTTCAACCGCTGCGACGTCGTCCTCCGGGAGAGCCGTACGGACGTGGTGGACGTCCGGGTGGAGCTCGACGCCGAGGAACTGCCGGAGGCGGAGAAGAGACGCACCACGGGCAGGGTCACGGTCGTCGAGCCCGCCGCCGAGGGCGACGAGTGCGAGCGGGCCCTGGCGGTGACGGGCACCCGCGCCAGCAGCCTGCGGATCACCGTGCTGGCGCGGGAGCCGGACAAGGTCAAGCAGGGGCTGTGCGAGACCGCCGATGTCGCCACGGGCGTCGCGGTCAAGGTGCTGAACCGCGGCCAGGTCCCCCGGCGTTCCCCGGACCTCACGCCCGCGTCGCTGGCGCACAAGGACGCGTGCACCCTGCTCGACGCGGCGGCGCTGGAGAAGGTGCCCGCCGTCGACGCCCGGGGCGCGGAGGCCGGCTTCGGGCACTGGGCCTGCCAGTGGAAGTCCACCACCAGCGAACTGGAGGTGGACGTCCAGTTCGACCAGGGCAAGCTGCCGAGCGGCAAGAACGCCGAAGTGACCAGGCTGGGCGACCGCCAGGCCGTCGTCCTGCCGGACAGCGAGGGCCCCGGAGCCTGCCGCGTCGAGCTGGTCCACCGCCAGTACACGGGCCTGGACCGGGAGCAGGGCACCGAGCGGGTCGCCCTCATCGTCAAGGGGACGGGCCCCAAGGACATCGAACACTGCGACCTGGCCAAGGACCTGGCCAAGTCGGCCGCCGAGTCCATGTCCCCGGGCTGA
- a CDS encoding FAD-binding oxidoreductase: MTVAPQLAEPVLDELRGVLGGEHVLTGKAARFNRARVPAPFPVHRWAERVPDLVVLPGSTEEVSEVVRIANAHRIPIVPRDGGTGLTDGAVPLRRGIVVDVKRMNGIVEIDEVNRTCTVGAGISMLKLNEVLAPYGLIYPDDPASYPCSLVGGRIGTSGWSLIGSRYGHSRDLVLSFDFVLPSGKVIHIGDGAGRKLSKSSSGYQLKHLFMGHQGTLGIATQATLKLFPKPEAELSPFFAFSDYDSAYRTVGELARAGVATFAGAVLFDEWKVDYLRRDDEAYIPQPADVRALVCAVAYGYEDEVTAGGRRFMRIAKENGARYLGDEVSEGDWAARHDRYATPLHGRTRAGQVVPMSWHCEDAAVNYSELPQVRLEWHEIVRRLRERFDMFDDWGMFTYTSANTGVDYLTEIDVGIWEQQLDDEAWAAWVQAKRDIAEVSLRYGGSISACHGSCREGEVDLVPQELGGGYDVMLAVKRAIDPNNIMNPGKYGLDRAYDTDDDTDGGTGP; encoded by the coding sequence ATGACTGTCGCGCCACAGCTCGCCGAACCCGTACTGGACGAACTGCGCGGGGTGCTCGGCGGCGAGCACGTACTGACCGGCAAGGCGGCCCGGTTCAACCGGGCGAGGGTGCCGGCCCCGTTCCCGGTGCACCGCTGGGCGGAGCGGGTGCCGGACCTGGTGGTGCTCCCGGGGTCCACCGAAGAGGTGTCCGAGGTGGTGCGGATCGCGAACGCGCACCGCATCCCGATCGTCCCCCGGGACGGCGGTACGGGCCTCACCGACGGAGCGGTGCCGCTGCGGCGCGGCATCGTGGTCGACGTCAAGCGGATGAACGGCATCGTGGAGATCGACGAGGTCAACCGCACCTGCACGGTGGGCGCCGGCATCAGCATGCTCAAGCTCAACGAGGTGCTCGCGCCGTACGGGCTGATCTACCCGGACGACCCGGCCTCCTATCCGTGCTCGCTGGTCGGCGGCCGGATCGGCACCAGCGGCTGGTCGCTGATCGGCAGCCGCTACGGGCATTCCCGGGACCTCGTCCTGAGCTTCGACTTCGTACTGCCGTCCGGCAAGGTGATCCACATCGGGGACGGCGCGGGGCGCAAGCTGTCCAAGAGCTCCAGCGGATACCAGCTCAAGCACCTGTTCATGGGGCACCAAGGCACCCTGGGCATCGCCACCCAGGCCACGCTGAAGCTGTTCCCGAAGCCGGAGGCGGAGCTGTCGCCGTTCTTCGCGTTCTCCGACTACGACAGCGCGTACCGCACCGTCGGCGAGCTGGCCCGCGCGGGCGTCGCCACCTTCGCCGGCGCGGTGCTGTTCGACGAGTGGAAGGTCGACTATCTCCGCCGGGACGACGAGGCGTACATCCCGCAGCCCGCCGACGTACGCGCGCTCGTGTGCGCGGTGGCGTACGGCTACGAGGACGAAGTGACCGCCGGCGGCAGGCGGTTCATGCGCATCGCCAAGGAGAACGGCGCGCGCTACCTCGGCGACGAGGTGTCCGAAGGTGACTGGGCGGCGCGGCACGACCGCTACGCGACCCCGCTGCACGGGCGGACCCGGGCCGGGCAGGTGGTGCCGATGAGCTGGCACTGCGAGGACGCCGCCGTCAACTACAGCGAGCTGCCGCAGGTACGTCTGGAATGGCACGAGATCGTACGCAGGCTGCGCGAGCGCTTCGACATGTTCGACGACTGGGGAATGTTCACCTACACCAGCGCGAACACCGGCGTCGACTATCTCACGGAGATCGATGTCGGCATCTGGGAACAGCAGTTGGACGACGAGGCCTGGGCCGCGTGGGTGCAGGCGAAACGGGACATCGCCGAGGTCTCACTGCGCTACGGCGGCTCCATCAGCGCCTGCCACGGGTCGTGCCGCGAAGGCGAGGTCGATCTGGTGCCGCAGGAACTCGGCGGCGGTTACGACGTGATGCTCGCCGTGAAGCGGGCCATCGATCCGAACAACATCATGAATCCCGGAAAGTACGGGCTGGACCGTGCGTACGACACGGATGACGACACGGACGGAGGGACCGGACCATGA
- a CDS encoding SDR family oxidoreductase, translating into MPQQDGSHAADAEAPPQVETEPSPPFQKQKQQPPGLERDMEPRPRYRAENYKPAGKLTGKVALITGGDSGIGRAVALLYAREGADVAIVYLPYGQPDAEETRRAVEAAGRTCLLLPGDLYDEDFCQEAVDRTVRELGGLNVLVNNAAYLNSKLELSQLTAADWDRTFKINVYAYFHLVVAALPHLDEGDSIIATASEEGLKGSTTMIDYAASKAALITFTKSIAPDLADRGIRANVVAPGPTWTVLNVADQHMPQEGLAHVGSEASESRPAQPEEVAPAYVYLASDADASFTTGEVIAVTGGLTNTR; encoded by the coding sequence ATGCCACAGCAGGACGGGTCGCACGCCGCGGACGCGGAAGCACCCCCTCAAGTCGAGACGGAGCCGTCGCCGCCCTTCCAGAAGCAGAAGCAGCAGCCACCAGGCCTCGAGCGGGACATGGAACCCCGCCCGCGCTATCGGGCGGAGAACTACAAGCCGGCGGGCAAGCTGACCGGCAAGGTGGCGCTCATCACCGGCGGTGATTCCGGGATCGGGCGGGCCGTCGCCCTGCTCTACGCCCGGGAAGGCGCCGACGTCGCCATCGTGTACCTCCCGTACGGGCAGCCCGACGCGGAGGAGACCCGGCGGGCCGTCGAGGCGGCAGGACGCACGTGTCTGCTGCTGCCCGGCGACCTGTACGACGAGGACTTCTGCCAGGAGGCCGTCGACAGGACGGTGCGGGAACTCGGCGGGCTGAACGTGCTCGTCAACAACGCCGCGTACCTCAACAGCAAGCTGGAGCTTTCGCAGCTGACGGCGGCGGACTGGGACCGTACGTTCAAGATCAACGTGTACGCGTACTTCCACCTCGTGGTGGCGGCGCTGCCCCATCTCGACGAAGGCGACTCCATCATCGCCACCGCCTCCGAGGAAGGGCTCAAGGGCAGCACCACGATGATCGACTACGCCGCTTCCAAGGCCGCGCTCATCACGTTCACGAAGTCGATCGCGCCGGATCTGGCCGACAGGGGCATCCGCGCCAACGTGGTCGCTCCCGGCCCGACGTGGACCGTCCTCAACGTGGCGGACCAGCACATGCCGCAGGAGGGTCTCGCGCACGTGGGGAGCGAGGCGTCGGAGTCGCGTCCCGCACAGCCGGAGGAGGTCGCCCCGGCGTACGTGTACCTGGCTTCGGACGCCGATGCCAGCTTCACGACCGGCGAAGTCATCGCGGTGACCGGCGGCCTCACGAACACGCGGTAA
- a CDS encoding polysaccharide lyase family 7 protein: MTDTGSPTGTSADSPTRTGTSAGTGSSRSGRPRRRGRLALAAALPAAAVLTALAAPAYVQAADPQNGPTATAATSDEGGGKGKGRAELPSEVLDLGNWKLTLPVGGDEDPTEIVQPELDGYSKDPYFTTAESGEAVRFRAPVNGVTTGGSSYPRTELREMESDGEDEIEWSSTSGRHTLEVREAFTHLPEDKPHVVGAQIHGGDDDVTVLRLEGTKLYITEGDTAHHHLITDDYELGTVFELKYVVEEGEIKVYFNGELEATLDHSDSSNYFKTGAYTQANCENSSPCDDGNYGEVEVHDVSVTHED; the protein is encoded by the coding sequence GTGACAGACACCGGCTCTCCCACCGGCACTTCGGCCGACTCGCCGACCCGCACCGGCACTTCGGCCGGCACCGGCTCTTCCCGCTCCGGCCGCCCGCGCAGGCGCGGACGGCTGGCCCTGGCGGCAGCCCTCCCCGCCGCCGCGGTACTCACGGCGCTCGCTGCCCCGGCGTACGTACAGGCCGCCGACCCGCAGAACGGCCCCACCGCCACCGCCGCCACCTCGGACGAGGGCGGGGGCAAGGGCAAGGGCCGCGCCGAGCTGCCGTCCGAAGTGCTGGACCTCGGCAACTGGAAGCTGACACTGCCCGTCGGCGGGGACGAGGACCCCACCGAGATCGTCCAGCCCGAACTCGACGGCTACTCCAAGGACCCCTACTTCACGACCGCCGAATCCGGCGAAGCGGTCCGGTTCCGCGCCCCCGTCAACGGCGTGACCACCGGCGGTTCGAGCTATCCCCGTACGGAACTGCGGGAGATGGAGAGCGACGGCGAGGACGAGATCGAGTGGTCCTCGACCTCCGGCAGGCACACCCTGGAGGTCCGCGAGGCCTTCACGCACCTGCCCGAGGACAAGCCGCACGTCGTCGGCGCCCAGATCCACGGCGGCGACGACGACGTCACCGTCCTGCGCCTGGAGGGCACGAAGCTCTACATCACCGAGGGCGACACCGCCCACCACCACCTGATCACCGACGACTACGAACTCGGCACGGTCTTCGAGCTCAAGTACGTGGTGGAGGAGGGTGAGATCAAGGTGTACTTCAACGGCGAACTCGAGGCCACCCTCGACCACTCCGACTCCAGCAACTACTTCAAGACCGGCGCCTACACCCAGGCGAACTGCGAGAACTCCTCGCCGTGCGACGACGGCAACTACGGCGAGGTCGAGGTCCACGACGTGAGCGTGACGCACGAGGACTGA
- a CDS encoding (Fe-S)-binding protein, with protein sequence MTETPAEHETEAPPASGGQGGTEEFVQHWRNAAYNCFSSGHKFCREVCPVMQVTRNESWTPTAFHANVVAMEKGELEIADIAEDYVNCTGCGACELRCPNTLFTGDFYRFRTRTVDLVKAVRALAVDNGVHQQGWQRWNLLTDERTHEPVLGDVPVSQEHVRDWSDGLNLPVGGETVLFVDCEAAFYRTSVPRAVAQLLQRADYEFGLMNEQWCCGGPAAEMGYTEQAKRFARHNLDDWRAAGVRRVLVLDPHDYITFTEDYPAYFGDEYDIEIVLVVELLAEMIRDGRLTPSVPVDRTVTYHDPCRLNKRKGIWKEPREVLSAIPGLVFHDVDRVTQWSYCSGGGGGLPVEKPELTARISESRVEKAAGLGVDTLVSACPWSERPLSEAGDARQIDVVDIHELLAESLGIEVGGSRGR encoded by the coding sequence ATGACCGAAACCCCCGCGGAACACGAAACGGAAGCGCCACCTGCGTCCGGCGGCCAGGGTGGTACCGAGGAATTCGTCCAGCATTGGCGCAACGCCGCGTACAACTGCTTCTCCTCAGGCCACAAGTTCTGCCGCGAGGTCTGCCCGGTCATGCAGGTGACCCGGAACGAGTCGTGGACGCCGACCGCGTTCCACGCCAATGTCGTGGCGATGGAGAAGGGCGAGCTGGAGATCGCCGACATCGCAGAGGACTACGTGAACTGCACCGGTTGCGGCGCCTGCGAACTGCGCTGCCCCAACACCCTGTTCACCGGCGACTTCTACCGGTTCCGCACCCGCACCGTGGATCTCGTGAAGGCGGTGCGCGCGCTCGCCGTGGACAACGGCGTGCACCAGCAGGGGTGGCAGCGCTGGAACCTGCTCACCGACGAGCGCACCCACGAGCCCGTGCTCGGTGACGTCCCGGTCAGCCAGGAGCACGTACGCGACTGGTCGGACGGGCTGAACCTGCCCGTCGGCGGCGAGACCGTCCTGTTCGTGGACTGCGAGGCGGCGTTCTACCGCACCTCGGTCCCCCGCGCCGTGGCGCAGCTCCTCCAGCGCGCCGACTACGAGTTCGGGCTGATGAACGAGCAGTGGTGCTGCGGCGGGCCCGCCGCGGAGATGGGCTACACCGAGCAGGCGAAACGGTTCGCCCGGCACAACCTGGACGACTGGCGGGCCGCCGGCGTCAGGCGCGTGCTGGTGCTCGACCCGCACGACTACATCACCTTCACCGAGGACTACCCCGCGTACTTCGGCGACGAGTACGACATCGAGATCGTGCTGGTCGTCGAGCTGCTCGCGGAGATGATCCGGGACGGCAGGCTGACCCCGTCCGTTCCCGTGGACCGGACCGTCACGTACCACGACCCCTGCCGGCTCAACAAGCGGAAGGGGATCTGGAAGGAGCCGCGGGAGGTGCTCTCCGCGATCCCCGGACTCGTCTTCCACGACGTCGACCGCGTGACCCAGTGGTCGTACTGCTCCGGAGGCGGCGGAGGGCTGCCGGTCGAGAAGCCCGAACTCACCGCGAGGATCAGCGAGTCCAGGGTGGAGAAGGCGGCCGGGCTCGGCGTGGACACCCTGGTCTCGGCGTGCCCCTGGTCGGAGCGCCCGCTGAGCGAGGCGGGCGACGCGAGGCAGATCGACGTGGTCGACATCCACGAACTGCTCGCCGAGTCGCTCGGCATCGAGGTCGGGGGGAGTCGGGGACGATGA
- a CDS encoding cache domain-containing protein: MEIRTAAGRVTAVLDDAFGWLDLLADRLRALHEQSRADGRALRAHELTALREPVFARLREHPKLIAGTGVILAEDVLADRSHWLEWWQNRPDGPPAFLEVDHDPASVGFYDYPSAAWFALPRKTGDRVVVGPYVDYSGTDEYMLTLANPVRCGEHFLGVAATDIRADAFESLLLGAIGAAGPPAALVNATGRVVASNTPQKIAGSLVEERELDSAWSEVPVRDSAGRGCAGLPWKVSLLRA; this comes from the coding sequence GTGGAGATCCGTACCGCGGCCGGCCGGGTCACCGCGGTACTGGACGACGCCTTCGGCTGGCTCGACCTGCTGGCCGACCGGCTGCGCGCACTGCACGAGCAGTCGCGGGCCGACGGACGAGCGCTGCGCGCCCACGAGCTCACCGCACTGCGGGAGCCGGTCTTCGCACGGCTGCGGGAGCACCCCAAGCTGATCGCCGGCACCGGCGTGATCCTCGCCGAGGACGTGCTCGCGGACCGGTCGCACTGGCTGGAGTGGTGGCAGAACCGGCCCGACGGCCCGCCCGCGTTCCTCGAGGTGGACCACGACCCGGCCAGCGTCGGCTTCTACGACTACCCCTCCGCCGCGTGGTTCGCCCTGCCGCGGAAGACCGGGGACCGGGTGGTCGTCGGCCCCTACGTGGACTACTCGGGCACCGACGAGTACATGCTCACGCTCGCCAACCCGGTGCGCTGCGGTGAGCACTTCCTCGGGGTGGCGGCCACGGACATCCGGGCCGACGCGTTCGAGTCGCTGCTGCTCGGCGCGATCGGGGCGGCCGGGCCGCCGGCGGCGCTGGTCAACGCGACCGGGCGGGTCGTTGCCTCGAACACACCGCAGAAGATCGCCGGTTCACTGGTCGAGGAGCGCGAACTGGACAGCGCCTGGTCGGAGGTCCCCGTACGGGATTCCGCCGGGCGCGGCTGCGCGGGCCTGCCGTGGAAGGTCTCGCTCCTGCGGGCCTGA